One Coriobacteriia bacterium genomic window carries:
- the purH gene encoding bifunctional phosphoribosylaminoimidazolecarboxamide formyltransferase/IMP cyclohydrolase encodes MSESVIRRALVSVTDKSGVVEFCRTLSTEFGVEIVSTGGTAKALAEAGVPVRPIDDLTGFPEMMDGRVKTLHPRVHGGLLARRDVPAHMAAADEHGIGMIDLVCVNLYAFEATIAKPGVTEEDAIENIDIGGPSMLRSAAKNFASVTVVTDPGCYESVLAEMRANGGATTLETRRAFATEVFRTTSAYDSAIWMYLSDYRATEFPHEVRFRLEKVQDLRYGENPHQDAAFYRFMDARPHTLAHAEQLQGKELSYNNILDTDACWTAVREFSQQPAVVIVKHTNPCGTAIGEDIVAAYQRAHDADPISAFGGVMAFNRTVPAALIEAIYANGQFVEVMIAPDFEDSALELLAQKPNIRVLKTGGVRAVGGHYESRAVEGGMLVQESDTVVEDPATFTVPTKRQPTPEEMEQLLFAWRVCKSVKSNAILLAKDFVSVGVGAGQMNRVNSARIACEAAGEKAVGAVAASDAFMPFPDSLEVCAAAGVTAVIQPGGSVRDAEVVAKADELGVALVFTGHRHFRH; translated from the coding sequence ATGTCTGAATCCGTCATCCGCCGCGCACTCGTCTCGGTGACCGACAAGTCCGGCGTCGTCGAGTTCTGTCGAACGCTGTCCACCGAGTTCGGCGTCGAGATCGTCTCGACCGGCGGCACCGCCAAGGCCCTCGCGGAAGCCGGCGTGCCCGTTCGCCCCATCGATGACCTCACCGGCTTTCCGGAGATGATGGACGGCCGCGTCAAGACGTTGCACCCGCGGGTGCACGGTGGCCTGCTCGCCCGGCGCGACGTGCCGGCCCACATGGCCGCCGCCGACGAGCACGGCATCGGCATGATCGACCTCGTGTGCGTGAATCTGTACGCCTTCGAGGCCACCATCGCCAAGCCCGGAGTCACCGAGGAAGACGCCATCGAGAACATCGACATCGGCGGCCCCTCGATGCTGCGCAGCGCGGCGAAGAACTTCGCGTCCGTCACGGTCGTGACCGACCCCGGATGCTATGAGAGCGTGCTGGCGGAGATGCGCGCCAACGGCGGTGCGACGACGCTTGAGACGCGGCGTGCGTTCGCCACCGAGGTGTTCCGCACCACGAGCGCCTACGACTCCGCTATCTGGATGTACCTATCGGACTACCGCGCCACCGAGTTCCCGCACGAGGTGCGATTCCGCCTCGAGAAGGTCCAGGACCTTCGCTATGGCGAGAACCCGCACCAGGACGCGGCGTTCTACCGCTTCATGGACGCCAGACCGCATACGCTTGCGCACGCCGAGCAGCTACAGGGCAAGGAGCTCAGCTACAACAACATCCTCGATACCGACGCGTGCTGGACCGCTGTGCGCGAGTTCTCCCAGCAGCCCGCGGTGGTCATCGTCAAGCATACGAATCCGTGTGGTACCGCGATCGGCGAGGACATCGTAGCGGCGTATCAGCGCGCACACGACGCCGACCCGATCAGCGCGTTCGGCGGCGTGATGGCATTCAACCGCACCGTGCCCGCGGCCCTCATCGAGGCGATCTATGCGAACGGCCAGTTCGTGGAGGTCATGATCGCTCCCGACTTCGAGGACAGCGCGCTCGAGCTGCTCGCCCAGAAGCCGAACATCCGCGTGCTCAAGACGGGCGGAGTGCGCGCCGTCGGCGGTCACTACGAGAGCCGCGCTGTCGAGGGTGGCATGCTCGTGCAGGAGAGCGACACGGTCGTGGAGGATCCGGCGACGTTCACCGTCCCCACGAAGCGTCAGCCGACGCCCGAGGAGATGGAGCAGCTCCTGTTCGCGTGGCGCGTGTGCAAGAGCGTGAAGAGCAACGCGATCCTGCTGGCCAAGGACTTCGTGAGCGTCGGCGTGGGCGCGGGGCAGATGAACCGCGTGAACTCCGCGCGCATCGCGTGCGAGGCGGCCGGCGAGAAGGCCGTCGGGGCGGTAGCCGCGAGCGACGCGTTCATGCCGTTCCCGGACTCGCTCGAGGTCTGCGCGGCAGCCGGCGTGACCGCTGTCATCCAGCCAGGTGGCTCGGTACGGGACGCCGAGGTCGTCGCGAAGGCCGACGAGCTGGGCGTGGCGCTGGTCTTCACCGGGCACCGCCACTTCAGGCACTAG
- the purN gene encoding phosphoribosylglycinamide formyltransferase — translation MSQLRLGVLISGSGSNLQAIIDASEAGELNAAVAVVISSREDAYGLERARRHGIEVVWVDRSACPDASGFNAAIRDELKARGVDLVVMAGYMRLLGVEVLDAYPLRVVNLHPALLPSFPGAHGISDAFEHGVKVTGVTVHFADEVFDRGPIIAQEAVAIAEDDTVESLEAKIHEVEHRLYPAALQLIAQGRVRVEGRKVHIDPPMPEA, via the coding sequence GTGAGCCAACTGCGACTCGGCGTCCTGATTTCGGGTTCCGGCTCCAACCTCCAGGCGATCATCGATGCAAGCGAGGCCGGCGAGCTGAATGCGGCTGTCGCGGTAGTGATCTCCAGCAGGGAGGACGCGTACGGTCTGGAGCGCGCGCGCCGGCACGGCATCGAGGTGGTTTGGGTGGACCGCAGCGCGTGTCCCGACGCATCCGGCTTCAACGCAGCCATCCGAGACGAACTCAAGGCCCGCGGTGTGGACCTGGTCGTGATGGCGGGTTACATGCGGCTGCTGGGGGTCGAGGTGCTCGATGCCTATCCTCTGCGGGTGGTGAATCTACACCCCGCACTCCTCCCGAGCTTCCCGGGCGCCCACGGCATCAGCGACGCGTTTGAGCACGGCGTCAAAGTCACCGGTGTCACGGTGCACTTCGCCGATGAGGTCTTCGATCGAGGGCCGATCATCGCCCAGGAGGCCGTAGCCATCGCTGAAGACGATACGGTCGAGTCACTCGAGGCCAAGATCCACGAGGTCGAGCACCGCTTGTATCCGGCAGCCCTGCAACTCATCGCGCAGGGTCGCGTGCGGGTTGAAGGACGCAAGGTCCACATCGATCCACCGATGCCGGAGGCGTGA
- a CDS encoding LTA synthase family protein → MRKAPYVWFSLAVLALMIGKVLLARWMTLGHVGGTGVAGDLLLLLAAVALASALPPRASRWTLLLIDAVVSFLLFATVIYTRYFDQVPSLLIFTVVGQLGDAADSTGEMLRLSDLLFVIDLPVIAAFAARRSLPDVSARVRRAAAILGVVALAGTIAVATLASRLPQPVDGRAVAYRWGVLMYEVSTLIPQPAASAQYAAVGGSSDLQRRIDELSRRQWLGRVPGAPERGSFAGVNVIVVQVEALQTGLLGARVNGQPVMPNLERFAARSWYFPNTIAQIGKANTADAEFVANTSLYPAIESPTPVAYGEKEIPSLPRLLAARGYDTFTMHTNDVRFWNRIQLYPALGFDRYYDDDFFGRADVTGYGASDRVLFDKALPELERAAAAGPFYAQLVTLSGHHPFEGVAERSTLRLPADVAETETGRYLKAQSYVDDEIGRFFVGLERAGLLENSIVVVYGDHWGMKLPAASEVERHLRESLYGRPYNRADFYSVPLLVHVPGQTRGRVENTALGFVDIMPTVADLVDLDLGSVIHFGRSAFERTPTLLTKGGAIDLYADDDIIYMAGLTDSENLAFSTRTKEPTTPVEPDDMANVAKLFVLSALYVDSLPARAGATESGGFVPTRPTVPSP, encoded by the coding sequence GTGCGCAAGGCGCCCTACGTTTGGTTCTCGCTCGCGGTGCTTGCGCTGATGATAGGCAAGGTGCTGCTGGCTCGGTGGATGACGCTCGGGCACGTTGGGGGCACCGGAGTCGCAGGCGACCTGCTTCTGCTGCTCGCCGCGGTGGCACTCGCATCTGCGCTGCCGCCGCGGGCGTCGCGCTGGACGCTCCTGCTCATCGACGCGGTGGTCTCGTTCCTTCTGTTCGCGACGGTCATCTACACCCGGTACTTCGACCAGGTTCCCAGTCTGCTGATATTCACCGTTGTGGGTCAGCTCGGCGATGCGGCCGACAGCACGGGTGAGATGCTGCGTCTGAGTGACCTCTTGTTCGTCATCGACCTCCCGGTCATCGCCGCCTTCGCTGCGCGCAGGTCCCTGCCGGATGTCTCGGCGAGAGTACGACGCGCAGCCGCCATCCTCGGAGTCGTGGCGTTGGCCGGCACGATCGCCGTCGCCACGCTGGCATCGCGACTGCCGCAGCCCGTTGATGGCCGGGCCGTGGCGTATCGGTGGGGCGTGCTGATGTACGAGGTCTCGACCCTGATACCTCAGCCCGCGGCCTCGGCGCAGTACGCTGCCGTCGGCGGCAGCAGTGACCTCCAGCGCAGGATCGATGAGCTGTCTCGTCGCCAGTGGCTGGGGCGCGTTCCCGGGGCGCCTGAGCGGGGCTCGTTTGCCGGGGTCAACGTCATCGTCGTGCAGGTGGAAGCGCTGCAGACGGGCCTGCTCGGCGCGCGCGTGAACGGTCAGCCGGTCATGCCGAATCTGGAGCGCTTCGCGGCTCGCAGCTGGTACTTCCCCAACACCATCGCCCAGATCGGCAAGGCCAACACGGCTGATGCCGAGTTCGTTGCCAACACCTCGCTCTACCCGGCCATCGAGTCGCCGACGCCGGTCGCATACGGCGAGAAGGAGATACCGTCGCTGCCGCGCCTGCTCGCGGCCCGCGGTTATGACACGTTCACGATGCACACGAACGATGTCCGATTCTGGAATCGCATCCAGCTGTACCCGGCACTCGGGTTCGACCGCTACTACGACGATGACTTCTTCGGTCGCGCGGACGTGACCGGCTACGGCGCGAGCGACCGCGTGCTGTTTGACAAGGCGCTCCCTGAACTTGAGCGGGCGGCTGCGGCGGGTCCGTTCTACGCGCAGCTGGTGACCCTTTCGGGCCACCATCCCTTCGAAGGGGTCGCCGAGCGCAGTACGTTGCGGTTGCCGGCTGATGTGGCCGAGACCGAGACGGGTCGCTACCTGAAGGCTCAGTCGTACGTGGACGATGAGATAGGTCGCTTCTTCGTGGGGCTCGAGCGCGCCGGCCTGCTCGAGAACTCGATCGTTGTGGTGTACGGGGACCACTGGGGCATGAAGCTGCCCGCTGCCTCTGAAGTGGAGCGACACCTGCGCGAATCGCTCTACGGCCGCCCGTACAACCGCGCGGACTTCTACAGCGTGCCACTGCTGGTGCACGTTCCCGGACAGACGCGCGGTCGAGTGGAGAACACCGCGCTGGGCTTCGTCGACATCATGCCGACGGTCGCCGATCTGGTCGACCTCGACCTTGGTTCGGTCATCCATTTCGGGCGCAGCGCCTTTGAGCGCACGCCCACGCTGCTCACGAAGGGCGGGGCGATCGACCTGTACGCCGACGACGACATCATCTATATGGCCGGGCTGACCGACAGCGAGAACCTCGCGTTCTCGACGCGCACGAAGGAGCCCACGACACCCGTCGAGCCGGACGACATGGCGAACGTGGCGAAGCTGTTCGTGCTGTCCGCACTGTACGTTGACTCGCTCCCTGCGCGTGCCGGAGCTACCGAGAGCGGTGGGTTCGTGCCCACACGGCCCACGGTCCCGTCGCCGTAG
- a CDS encoding branched-chain amino acid ABC transporter substrate-binding protein, which translates to MSISTRTALALALAAVLAFGVIGCAAPQEPATGEDPAAEATTVKIGFAAPLTGDNAVYGQGMQRAVQLAIDEANASEEAKAKGMTFEIRAGDDAGDPKQAVNVANALAGDDSVIGVVGHFNSGCSIPAAPVYEAVKLAMVTVSSNPQLTATGLTNVNRIVAKDDAQGGFAATLANELGFKTVAVIDDATPYGQGLAGEFEKAFRGAGGEVVATERIQPKEVDFSALVTKIKGLAPDAVYYAGAHTEGALITKQMKEAGLNVPVMGGDMLFTPEYIKIAGAKNAEGDIATALGLPLEQQPKGAEFLAKYEEKFGAAPEAYDSYAYDAARIIINAALATDANRFNTLDAIRTGTLADGVTGVVEFDSNGDNKQQIISAYRVEGGEWKQILK; encoded by the coding sequence ATGTCGATTTCGACTCGCACAGCTCTCGCACTGGCGCTTGCCGCCGTGCTCGCATTCGGGGTTATCGGCTGTGCTGCGCCGCAGGAGCCCGCAACGGGCGAGGATCCGGCTGCCGAGGCCACGACCGTCAAGATCGGTTTCGCTGCTCCGTTGACCGGCGACAACGCGGTCTACGGACAGGGCATGCAGCGCGCTGTGCAGCTGGCCATCGATGAGGCCAATGCGTCCGAAGAAGCCAAGGCCAAGGGCATGACGTTTGAGATTCGCGCGGGGGACGACGCGGGCGATCCGAAGCAGGCGGTCAACGTGGCCAACGCACTCGCCGGCGACGATAGCGTCATCGGCGTGGTCGGACACTTCAACTCCGGCTGCTCGATTCCGGCAGCGCCGGTCTACGAGGCTGTGAAGCTTGCCATGGTCACGGTGTCCTCGAACCCGCAGCTGACCGCCACCGGGCTCACCAACGTGAACCGCATCGTGGCCAAGGACGACGCCCAGGGTGGGTTCGCCGCCACGCTCGCGAATGAGCTCGGCTTCAAGACGGTCGCCGTCATCGACGACGCGACCCCGTACGGCCAGGGTCTGGCGGGCGAGTTCGAGAAGGCCTTCAGGGGGGCTGGCGGTGAGGTCGTGGCGACCGAGCGCATCCAGCCCAAGGAGGTCGACTTCTCGGCCCTGGTGACCAAGATCAAGGGCCTTGCCCCTGACGCCGTCTACTACGCCGGTGCGCACACCGAAGGCGCTCTCATCACCAAGCAGATGAAGGAGGCCGGGCTTAACGTACCGGTCATGGGCGGCGACATGCTCTTCACGCCCGAGTACATCAAGATCGCCGGCGCGAAGAACGCTGAGGGCGACATCGCCACCGCGCTTGGACTGCCGCTGGAGCAGCAGCCGAAGGGCGCCGAGTTCCTGGCCAAGTACGAGGAGAAGTTCGGCGCGGCACCGGAGGCCTACGACTCCTACGCCTACGACGCTGCGCGCATCATCATCAACGCCGCATTGGCCACTGATGCGAACCGGTTCAACACGCTTGATGCGATTCGCACGGGAACCCTCGCGGATGGCGTCACCGGTGTGGTTGAGTTCGATTCCAACGGCGACAACAAGCAGCAGATCATCTCGGCGTACCGCGTCGAGGGCGGGGAGTGGAAGCAGATTCTGAAGTAG
- a CDS encoding GAF domain-containing protein, which produces MTPEERLDTQLRELVELAALVNSTLDPREIRRSAVEASTRLVGAERASLLLLESRRKQLYFEVALGDETDTLKRVRMVPGEGIAGSVLATCTPEIIADVQADARHLGLADTDTGYVTRTMLAIPLSCHGEPVGVLEIINKRGGHFTAADLELGVALGNHIAVAVENARLYERLRKGYLEAWVYAALLAALLVGLGGWLLAVTS; this is translated from the coding sequence GTGACGCCCGAGGAACGGCTCGACACGCAGCTGCGCGAACTCGTCGAGCTTGCCGCACTGGTGAACTCCACGCTGGACCCGCGCGAGATCCGTCGCAGCGCGGTCGAAGCATCGACGCGGCTGGTGGGTGCCGAGCGCGCAAGCCTGCTGCTGCTGGAGTCTCGCCGCAAGCAGCTGTACTTCGAGGTCGCGTTGGGCGACGAAACCGACACCCTGAAGCGCGTGCGCATGGTCCCCGGCGAGGGCATAGCAGGCAGCGTCCTTGCCACCTGCACACCCGAGATCATCGCCGACGTTCAGGCCGACGCCCGCCACCTTGGCCTTGCTGACACCGACACGGGCTACGTCACGCGCACCATGCTAGCCATCCCCCTTTCGTGTCACGGCGAACCGGTCGGTGTGCTCGAGATCATCAACAAGCGGGGCGGCCACTTCACGGCCGCCGATCTCGAGCTGGGGGTAGCCCTGGGCAATCACATCGCCGTCGCCGTGGAGAATGCCCGCCTGTACGAAAGGTTGCGCAAAGGGTACCTGGAGGCGTGGGTATACGCGGCGCTCCTGGCTGCCTTGCTGGTGGGACTGGGCGGCTGGCTGCTGGCCGTCACTTCCTAG
- a CDS encoding DUF4126 domain-containing protein — MDILTAIGLALPAGLNAYIPLLGLALAQRFGVLSLAQPWDTLGQWWVIALVSVLLLVEVFADKIPAVDHVNDAIQTVVRPAAGAVVAVAASGQAGENYPIVMVALGVILAGGVHVAKASARPIINATTGGTGAPAASTVEDVVSVVSTALAIFIPILVLGVMGFFAWLAWRFTRGRTRGRTRLPDA, encoded by the coding sequence GTGGACATCCTCACCGCGATAGGACTGGCCCTGCCCGCCGGGCTGAACGCCTACATCCCGCTCCTGGGTCTGGCTCTGGCACAGCGCTTCGGGGTCCTCTCGCTTGCGCAGCCGTGGGACACCCTCGGCCAGTGGTGGGTGATCGCACTCGTCTCGGTGCTGCTCCTGGTCGAGGTGTTCGCCGACAAGATTCCGGCCGTCGATCATGTGAACGATGCGATCCAGACGGTCGTTCGGCCTGCGGCCGGCGCGGTGGTCGCGGTTGCGGCGAGCGGGCAGGCTGGCGAGAACTACCCCATCGTCATGGTGGCGCTCGGGGTCATCCTTGCTGGCGGAGTACATGTGGCCAAGGCCAGTGCCCGCCCGATCATCAACGCCACGACGGGAGGGACCGGGGCGCCGGCGGCAAGCACCGTCGAAGATGTCGTCTCGGTCGTCTCGACAGCGCTCGCCATCTTCATCCCGATCCTGGTGCTGGGCGTCATGGGCTTCTTCGCCTGGCTTGCGTGGCGATTCACCCGTGGCCGTACGCGCGGGCGTACGCGGCTTCCCGACGCATAG
- the purF gene encoding amidophosphoribosyltransferase, with protein MCPDPSDERLLADPPEHPEEACGVFGVFAPDEDVARLTYFGLHALQHRGQESAGIAVGDHETVTVTKNHGLVSRVFKESDLDSLTGDVAIGHTRYSTTGSSLSWENAQPHLSTIGRQVIALAHNGNLVNTRVLRDELHGRGIRFRSTTDSEVIATLIGTFTQQYHHIRDGIRETMKLISGAYAVVLVTEEALYAFRDPHGVRPLVLGALPDDAGWVVASETCALDIVGARFVRDVAPGESIKISANGVEAQQAVVPEQPSLCIFEFVYFARPDSEMYDCSLYEARHRMGEALSQEAAVEADLVIGVPDSGVPAAVGYAQGSGIPFGEGLAKNRYVGRTFISPSQMLRQQGIRLKLNPLKHAIKGKRLIVVDDSIVRGNTTQKLVALLREAGATEVHMRITSPPVVWPCFYGIDTDTQEQLIGCSHTVEQIREHIGADSLAYLSLDGLVSATGQPKDRFCLACFDGKYPIEIPVSVRDGKLALESCG; from the coding sequence ATGTGTCCCGATCCGTCCGACGAACGACTGCTCGCAGACCCGCCGGAGCATCCCGAAGAAGCCTGCGGCGTATTCGGCGTGTTCGCTCCCGACGAGGATGTCGCGCGCCTGACCTACTTCGGTCTGCACGCCCTGCAGCACCGCGGTCAGGAGAGCGCCGGAATCGCCGTGGGCGACCATGAGACCGTCACCGTCACCAAGAACCACGGGCTTGTCTCCCGGGTCTTCAAGGAGAGCGATCTCGACTCCCTGACCGGCGACGTCGCCATCGGGCACACGCGCTACTCGACGACCGGCTCCTCGTTGAGCTGGGAGAACGCTCAGCCGCATCTGTCGACCATCGGGCGGCAGGTCATCGCGCTGGCCCACAACGGCAACCTCGTGAACACCCGCGTACTGCGAGACGAGTTGCACGGGCGCGGGATCCGCTTCCGCTCGACCACCGACTCCGAAGTCATCGCGACGCTCATCGGGACGTTCACTCAGCAGTACCACCACATCCGAGACGGTATCCGCGAGACGATGAAGCTGATCAGCGGAGCCTATGCGGTCGTTCTGGTCACCGAGGAAGCGCTCTACGCGTTTCGGGACCCGCATGGCGTGCGGCCGCTTGTGCTCGGTGCGCTGCCGGATGACGCCGGCTGGGTCGTGGCGAGCGAGACGTGCGCGCTCGACATCGTCGGCGCGCGGTTCGTCCGTGACGTCGCACCCGGGGAGTCGATCAAGATCTCGGCGAACGGGGTGGAGGCGCAGCAGGCCGTGGTGCCGGAGCAGCCGTCGCTGTGCATCTTCGAGTTCGTCTACTTCGCCAGGCCCGACTCAGAGATGTATGACTGCTCGCTCTACGAAGCACGCCACCGCATGGGTGAGGCGCTTTCTCAGGAGGCCGCCGTCGAAGCCGATCTGGTCATCGGCGTGCCCGACTCGGGTGTACCTGCCGCGGTGGGATACGCCCAGGGTAGCGGCATTCCCTTCGGCGAGGGGCTCGCCAAGAACCGCTACGTCGGGCGCACCTTCATCTCGCCGTCTCAGATGCTTCGGCAGCAGGGGATACGCCTGAAGCTCAATCCGCTCAAGCACGCGATCAAGGGCAAGCGTCTCATCGTGGTCGATGACTCCATCGTGCGCGGCAACACGACCCAGAAGCTCGTCGCACTGCTGCGCGAGGCCGGCGCCACCGAGGTTCACATGCGGATCACCTCGCCGCCGGTGGTGTGGCCGTGCTTCTACGGCATCGATACCGACACGCAGGAGCAGCTCATCGGTTGCTCGCACACGGTGGAGCAGATTCGCGAGCACATCGGTGCGGACTCGCTCGCATACCTGTCGCTTGATGGTCTCGTCTCGGCTACCGGGCAACCCAAGGACCGCTTCTGCCTCGCGTGCTTCGACGGCAAGTACCCGATTGAGATTCCGGTCAGCGTGCGCGATGGCAAACTCGCGCTAGAGAGCTGCGGGTAG
- the purM gene encoding phosphoribosylformylglycinamidine cyclo-ligase has protein sequence MSDEPRQPITYREAGVDTAEGARAVDRIRESVRSTYRPEVIGDIGGFGGMFSAAALKGMDDPVLVSGTDGVGTKLVLAQLLGKHETVGIDLVAMCVNDILVMGAEPLFFLDYIAIGRLDSQLVESVVAGIAEGCRQAGCALVGGEMAEHPDVMEPGDYDLSGFCVGVVDRPKAIDGTTVAPGDVILGLASSGLHSNGFSLVRRALVTGREAELLVTRVDLGGRTLGEALLDPTRIYVRSVLDLLASGTRVKAMAHITGGGITENLDRCLPQGVDALVHRGSWRVPRVIETVVEAAGLPEDEAYRTFNMGIGFALVVDSKDAADIAVALRAAGETVYEIGEIVAGEGRVRYR, from the coding sequence ATGAGCGACGAGCCTCGCCAGCCCATCACGTACCGGGAAGCAGGCGTCGATACCGCCGAGGGCGCACGCGCCGTCGATCGGATACGTGAGAGCGTCCGGAGCACCTATCGCCCCGAGGTCATCGGGGACATCGGTGGCTTCGGCGGCATGTTCTCGGCCGCGGCTCTCAAGGGGATGGACGACCCGGTGCTCGTCTCGGGTACCGATGGTGTGGGCACGAAGCTGGTGCTGGCACAGCTGCTGGGGAAGCACGAAACCGTCGGCATCGACCTGGTGGCGATGTGCGTGAACGACATCCTCGTGATGGGTGCCGAGCCGCTCTTCTTCTTGGATTACATCGCTATCGGCCGGCTGGACTCGCAGCTTGTGGAGTCCGTCGTGGCGGGCATCGCCGAGGGTTGCCGACAGGCTGGCTGTGCGCTGGTCGGTGGCGAGATGGCCGAGCATCCCGACGTTATGGAGCCCGGCGACTACGACCTATCGGGCTTCTGCGTGGGCGTGGTCGACCGACCGAAGGCCATCGACGGCACGACGGTCGCGCCGGGAGACGTGATACTCGGGCTCGCGTCAAGCGGCCTGCACAGCAACGGCTTCTCGCTCGTGCGGCGTGCGCTTGTCACCGGACGGGAGGCGGAGCTCTTGGTCACGCGCGTGGACCTGGGCGGCAGGACTCTCGGCGAGGCGTTGCTCGACCCGACCCGCATCTACGTGCGGTCGGTGCTCGATCTGCTCGCCTCCGGTACGCGGGTCAAGGCGATGGCTCACATCACCGGCGGCGGCATCACCGAGAATCTGGACCGCTGTCTGCCACAGGGCGTCGATGCACTCGTGCACCGCGGGTCGTGGCGCGTGCCCCGCGTTATCGAGACGGTCGTCGAGGCCGCGGGACTGCCCGAGGATGAGGCGTACCGGACCTTCAACATGGGCATCGGTTTTGCGCTCGTTGTGGATTCCAAGGATGCTGCTGACATCGCGGTGGCGCTGCGCGCAGCCGGCGAGACGGTCTACGAGATCGGCGAGATCGTCGCGGGCGAGGGGCGCGTGAGGTACCGGTGA